From Ptychodera flava strain L36383 chromosome 9, AS_Pfla_20210202, whole genome shotgun sequence:
TGATAGACCGTGGTTAACTGTGGTAGACCATAGTATTGGAATGCCTACTGTGGTCTCATATCATAGCCAACCATGGTAGttcatggtcaaacatcaaaaaccatcaaataccttgTTGACCATGGTACACCACAGTTGACATTTCGCCGGGGTAGCCAAGGCGTTGAGTGTTGGTTGGTCGACATATGGCAGTAGTAGGTCGGCTGGGGGTATTGCTGCAGGAGATTTGCCAGTTGGCCCGGCTCTAGGAGGTGGGCGCCATGGCGGTGCGTTGAGGCCAGCTCGCTGGACGGGTTGAACGTAGGGCGCAGCCATATTGCCCGGATTGTGTTATGAGGTGTGCCACCATCGGTAGGGTAGTCCCGGATGTGCGTAGCGCCAGCAGCGGTGGTCGAGTCGGGTGGGGCAGCTGTAATGGCGGGTTGATATCCATTAGCGATAGCGTGATTAGCGGGATGATTACCTGGGTGAACTTGAGTAACCACGGAGCAGGATGGAGTGGCGAGCGTCGTCGGTCCTGCGACGATGACTGAAGCGGGTGATAGTGCACCAACGGCTGTATCCGTTGGCTGGACTTGCAGGTCGGGCGGTGGGGTAGTGTTGGTAGTTGGTTGCCGTAGTTCGCGTCGGATTGAGTCAATGGCGCTTGCAATGCTGGTTTCTATTAGTTTGGCGACGTGGTCTGGTATGCCTGGGTCGGCTGCCGCTGTGGTTGTAGTCGGCACGACGCCGGCAGGGTTGGTTGGTGTGGTTTCCATCGGTACTGGCTGGAGTAGCTGTTCGTCGAGGTGCGCTGGGCGTCTCTTCGACCTCGTCGGTGTACGGGTGGCGCTCGGGCGCGGCCCTGCTCTTCTTCATTTTTGGCATGGtggattttgtggtgtgaacttgagcgtggcagaagttgaaatggacgagctatagctttgctcacactgatatgcgcatggatagtGACGTGGAGAGGGTGACGcaaattgtttagataacggtgAAGGGGGCAGTTGGTAGATAGGTTACATCATAAGTGCATCCAGCTAGTGGTAGTAGgtggcgcatggtgacccacatatgtcaaggtctaaacccttctccccgtgtcctcccagacgttaacaatgattatagcaaagccataatcacccattagTTTCCATTTGTAAATGCTTTATCGATCgattgaaaatttatttgttgacttgatgcagTATCAGTCGATTGGAATCTTTACTCTTTGACTTGGCAAGGTTATAGGTGATTTGATACACTATCCCTCTATCcatcgagatatatatatatatatatatatatatatatataatatatatatatatatatatatatatatatatatatatatacatattagtcGAGCAATCGATCAATTCACTCAATCATTCCATCGATAGAaatatcgatcgattgattgatcaGACATCGATCGATCAGTCGGTCGATCTCACGATTGATCAATGGATTGGTTGTTCGATCGAGGATAGATCTATCCCTAGGAATCTATTCCCATGAATCACTGATCCAATACATTATTACTtaatttgatacgttatcggttaggaaaaattacaatgttTTCGGTaaattttactacgttatcaaTTAGTttctacgttatcggttgatttactatgttatgggtaaatttttactacgttatcgggtctGATACGTTGTCGGTTAGTTACtatgttatcggttgtaacaggccctgtagctgtaacttttgattatttttacactATGATTTACATGTCAACAGTAGTTTCTTTTTCTGCCATTCAAAGTACATTGACATACACAGCTTGTCAGCTCAATTTGTATATGTTTAGACTTCactgatatttttgacatgtgaaCTCTTGTCCGAAATagtagaaaaactgaaatataaACAATGCATTTCACATGTACAGACCTGTTTTGACAATCTAAATATTAGGTGTTTCAGTATGCTTTTTGagaatagaaaaataaattgttattgaaattaaatacagaaaaactgaagaaaatcatcaaaagttatactTGCTGTTCCTTTAGTATTCTTCTTCTTCATTCTGTTTCAGCTGATCTTGGCGATATTTCCTCCACTCGTCATTTTCTTAAATTTGCATGAAGAAACTTCTTCAAGTTACAATTTACCTGCAAGGTGGCGCGCATACTATACGGCACCGATAACCAAGTTTATGTACAATGCTGTAAGTGAGGTGACGTTAATAGAATTCCTTCGATTCCACACTTTTAAATGACAAAGCTATGTCAGAAAGAAGTTAAATTTACGTTAACGTGGCTTTACGATGGCATTCAAGTTGAACATGGCAAGAACGTCAGTGTgcctttttttcagaaaaacatgTTGTTAGCAGAAAACATCCATTACACATCAAGATAGAAGTACGCTGCATGCTACTAGTGTTACTGACTCCAACTTTACTATGTTACAACATTGCATATTCTAACAATATGCTATCACCTATGTACTTGCAATGCATTTCAGGTTTTATACTGCAAATGTAAAATTCCCATTACAGATATTTTTCGTCTTCCATCTACTGGCCTTCAGTTATTTTCTGATGGCGGATTTTCATCACGGTTCCCATTGGTATACTACGAGTATGTGGGAGAAATTGGTGACACTCTGGGTTTTTGGCCTGCTTGTTGAGGAACTGCGTCAggtaaatgaaaaatgaaaagcgCTTTCTGTTTTTGCGTTTGTGATGACTTAAATACGCCATCACCTGTTCAATACTGTAAATGTAAAATCTCCATTACGGATGTATTTCGTCTTCCATTTACTGGCCTTCAATTACTTTCTGATTGCGAATTTTAATCATGTTACCTATTTATATACTACAAACATGGGAGCATTGGTGACAGTCTGGGTTTTTGGCCTGACTGTAAAGGCACTGCGTCAGGTCCATCACAACGGAAAGCGCTTCCTATTTTGGCGTTCATGACGGCTTCATCATCATTAAAATGAAGGGCCAAAGCATCCGATCATCGTTGATAAAACGCTATTTATATTAAAACAAATTGGTATAAATTCAAACACCTATCCTTCATTACTGCCGTGGAGTGTAAATATATACCATGGCCAATCACTGTTTGCAGTATTACATTATGTgcctttttgtttcattttactgACTTCAGAATATTTAAATCAATTAACGCGCTTGAGCGGCAAAACAAACGTTAGTTTGAGGTTTCTAGTGTGTCAGGCTTCACACAATATAGAATTACATCTATGTAGAATGCGTCTGTAGGAAAAATATACGTACTCtaattttctttcataattttCCTGATATACCATACACTTTTATTGGTCCCATGTAGGTTCTTGCTATAAAGACAAATGCGTCGTCTTACATTAGtataaatcgaaaatttatttttccagaCGGAGTTAACCCAGCGTTGGCGGCAATCTCGATttgcaaatatcggtaaatttgccAATTTGTTTTCTGGTACCAATTTTTCACAGTAATgcctgatttgtattcttgattttaagaCAGTAGGGAGTTTTCTTGGTAAAGGTTTAACCAAAAGTTAAAGTGTGTTTTCTACGGGCATTACGGTCATACCTTGGATACAAGTCGGGATCATAATTCTTTCAGTATTGGAAAGCTGACACACAAGTTACTGCCTATAAGCATCACTTCATATCTCAATAACCAAGATACTGGTGTCAACGTCTTGTTCCATTCTCGATTCTAGACTGAACTACTACTTTATACACTTTTCTTACTAAAATATTACCTgtaatataaaatgaaattttcagccatctcatggaaatttttgtcagtctttgattgtttcttaaaatAGAGCAAGATCGTACTATACAATATTCCATTCACGTTTTTTCCTGTTTGTAACTTAAGTTACTAAAGTTGCTAAGTTCCCGTTGATAAGTTACTTACAGAGTTGCCCCATCTCCCCTCCTAAGGTGCTGGCCTGACACTTTAAGGTTACATGAGGGACATTCGAGACAAGTAGATTTCTTGCTTTTGGTACATCAATTCTTTTGCAATTACAATATATCACGTGGCTATCATTGTACGCCAAACATCCAATATCATGGACAGGACATGGAGTGGGCGTTTTATCAGATCACATCATACTAGTACGGGCAAACGTGCAAACAACCGTGCCATTTTCGCGGTGTAGCACACTTGGAACACACGCGAGCTCTAAGCTGGAGAGGAGCTCCTTTATGTAAGCTTACAGGTCATGTcaaaatgtcaatataaattcatgattaaaggtggtatgcgcctcgaaagtggaagacttaaacttttgctcaaactctccttaaggaatctttcaaccattctctttcaaaatctagaataaaaatcgggggtcaccgtgcaaattttggtactagagaaacaaataacccaagatttaccgatatttgaaattcaaaatggccgccatccctgtgttaactctatggagaataataaaatttcgaatttcgaaaaactaagccggtgaaaagttttcttacaccaagagctttaaaatgaacccccacaagtggtatatcagaagagaattgtatcAGTTAGAGTCCGAATGtatgtccccgaggtgcgcTCTACCTTAATAGTCCTATTCCACCTAATGTACAACTCggttttgttcattttcactCCCTATAAATATTCGCTCTAGCTCGAATGCATATGTATCGTGAATAGGTCAAAGTCAAACTCTCAGTTGCAATCATCAATCAGAAGAGAAAGAATTAAAATTTACCAACTACACACATTCATATTACTATTAATGTGGGCTTTACAGGACGGATTGGTGTGAGACTTTTTTCGTGTATCATAGTTCTTGGGGTCTAAGGCCAAGGGTAAGGGAAACGATCTCTTGATACAACGTAATAATAGAAAGTCAAATGTGAGAAGATGAAGAACTTGTTCCTCTCAAGTATCATTCAATGCCACTCTTTTAAAGATATGTTTCTTTCTTCGTTCAGATAATCACTACACTGACTGGTAATGGTATCTTTGACCGTTTTTCGAAAGCGTTGGAAGTGTTAAGGTCTGGTTGGAACGGTGTTGATTGGATTATGTTGCTACTATACGTCTGTGGTTTCATTGTTAGATCAACAATCGACGAAGAGCGCTTTTACATAGCAAGAGTATTATACACACTGTCGCTTTTagcaatgtatatccgtttctTACGATTTGCAACAATTTGGAAATATCTGGGACCAAAGGTGGAAATGATTCGACTGATGATGGTAAGGATATATAacgataacacgattggaactaatttgggagaattgggttgtgaagtaatgtcaatttcaactaaaaatataatctcatctgcttcTCTTCTTACGTTACATACTTGTCTTTATAAGTAATTcccaatattgcaacatttgactatagggcacctaacatttttgagaaatttgaaaaatatgatgatccaattgtcccaaattagttgCAATCGTGTTCGATAAAGAAATCAAAGGTACATTGCGGAAGTTCCGTAGTGTACCTTGACCCGGTATCCTTACGTTTTGCCAGTTCACGAACATGGAAGTTTTTGAAGAATCGGAGTTAAAGTTTCAGGCAAATCACAAACATAAGAATATCAGAAGAAACGTTGATTCAGTTCATCAATCATCAATTCgtacattttatgaaattgCAATTAAAGCTTATCGCAACAAACACGTCGAATTCTCGACTTCAAAAGTCATCGAAGTAATAGTGGACGTCTTAAATGGCATAATAAGCAGCAATGATCCATCCTCAGACTAATTAATTACTTGTGAAGACATCTGTAATTGATCAtgaattctgtaatttttttccagattCGAGACTTGCCACCGTTCCTTCTGATTTTCGTCGTTTACTTCATCAGTTTTGGCATCGCTTACCGTGTCTTACTGTTCCCTAATGACGTATTCTCATTAGACGCTGTCCTATCCGTATTCACTGTTCCATTTTGGCAGACGTTTGGAGAAATACAAACGGAAATGACTGAAGGTGACAGACAGTTTCCGTTTTTAAGTTTACTAGGAATCATAGTGACCAACATTTTCGTCCGGAAATTTACCAAGAATTTAGTTTAAAGGAAAATGAGAACTTAACATGCTCATCCTAAATTTACGCACCATTGTCAAAGTAGCCCATGGGCCTAAGGCTTGTACTGAACCCCCTAGATAATTGCAgacatattttttcagaagaCCTAGTCTATATATTCAGCTATCAGAGGAACCTTACCTGCAATCATATTGCACAGTGCGACTTGGACATAGTTACTCCTGGAGAAATTAATACTTAAACACGGCCACATAATATACATGACTTGCCATGCCCTGACCGTCACGTAGCCCCTCACTAAGCTTTTGAAGTTCCAACCAAAGTCAAGGAAATACTAAGGTAGATAATAGAAAAGATCAGACTTCATCCAAAATAATACATCTCACGTTAGTAAGAGATTCCATTCTATTCCAAATACATTGGATACACGTCATCTAGTTGAATACATGTCATCTAAAGTCGCGCTAACTATAATACTTCTATATTTAGTAGAGCTCTCGTCTTCCAAACCCGACATTTAAATTAAGAAATAAAGCACTCATTAGAGTGAGGTTGGTTTGAAGATCAATACGGTCAATCAGAGGAAGACCATTTCTTGAAAAATGCAGCATTGCAGTTTTAGGAAACGCTATAGTAAGATCGGTTAATGGGAACTGTCTGTACTCGCCGTCATGTTGGTGAAGCAAGCATGTTCTTCATATTTGAAGGACATTGAATGACTGTTTACTTAGGTCATCAAAAGCAGAAGACGTATCTTCAAATGTCCACAACTATGTAAATAGTGACAATACAAGAACAACACGCCTGTCCAAGGGCGATTTGAATACGTTTGATGTTGTAAAAGTAATATCTAAAGTGCCCGTCCTgtattaatatattatatatacttgTAAACCATAACGTATGTTTATCATACAGGTACTCCAGGATGTACGAGGAACATCACACTGGCTAATTCAAATCCTGACATTGAAAGGTGCCCTGAAACACAAGGCTACCCTCTACTGGTTCCAATATTGAGCGGCATATTCATAATCATGTCTAATATCCTTCTGCTCAATATTTTAATCGCTGTTTTCAAGTGAGTTTCTGACGTGTATTTCCTTTTTTGTGGTGTTGCATTCGATCTTGAAAAGTTAAGAATATCACGCTTTTTTGGAAACATAGGCATGTCAGTAGTGCCAGCTGTAATGTTTGTTCAGATGACGCCTTTGCTTTCAACGCATTGCTCTCTGTTAAGTTGCGGTGGCTACGTTACTACATTCGTGACTTCAGCGCTTAGAAAGAACAGCCTCTGAAACGGTTAGGGTTAGTACTTATCATAACTCTGCacaagaaattagatttgcTTTAAGCTTAATAGCCCCGTCTATTCGTTTGTACTTTCAGTCAAACCTACGGCTCTGTGGGTCAGGAATCTACAACAGTCCATCGTTGTTATCAATACAGTCTTGTTGAAGAATATATAGCGCGTCCAGTACTACCACCACCACTAAATATGCTTGAAATACTGATAATCCGCCCTTTGGCAACGCTGGCAATATGCCTTTATTGGTCACACACTAAGCGACAAAAGTTCCGCTGGGGCAATCATTGTTGGCCATTGTTCATACTACTGATGGCGGGGAAAGAGGCTGATCCGAAGTTGTGGAAGAGAGTTAGTGAAGGTAAATCAagagaaaacagaaataaaGCGACTTTTCTGGCATTGAATTAAGCTTATGTCATGAAACAGCCATCAAATTTAAGTTGAACATGCTCCCCcctctccccccctctctctctctctctctctctctctctctctctctctctctctgggagACCTGAAGTATTTCAACCAATGTTACAATTTGTATGTATTttgagctctctctctctctctctctctctctctctctgcattgAAGTATTTTGATCAGTGTTATAATTTGGTTGTACTTTCAGCCAACAAGCCAAAGGAAGGCGTGGATGAGCATGTGCCTCTAAATGACCGTGAACAAGGTCAACAGTCGGAAGGAATTGGAGATACCGAAAAGAAAAAAGAGTAAGAGTTGTGTTAGATCACTTTCTGTGCATGTTGTCGTAAAAATAGTAGATTACATTTCTCTCATATCAGAATAGGACTTAGAAACTGTTACAATCCACACTGTTtcgtaaaattaattttgcattGTGATATGAGCTAATACGTATATTGATTTCAAGAATTTACATGTACGTTTGAATTTATGAATTTTGCTATGcgaatgtttttgtatgtttgCTTTATTATCCATAGTCAATAATTTATGTGGTTTGATCTTGTCAGCCATTCAACTAGAACGCAATAGTTTTAGATCAACTGTAAATTATCCAGCCTTTGAAGGTCTATCGTGTTGTATTTTGCTGTGCTTTACTTTGTTGTATTGCAAACAGCGAAGATATCCGTTCCTTCTGTTCGAAAGTGAGTGCAGAGCACTACTGATTGGCCATGCacgtcttcaaatttaaatgccTTTGCACGGAGAAATACAAGAAAACCGTATTGTTATATTGCcatattctttgaaaaattgaaaaaataaacttggtacaagaaaagattgtgaaaatatgttcaaatattGATGTTAACAAGATAACTTTCCAGAAAAGGAGATTATTTCTTTCTCTACGTAAAATCTGGGAAGAGCTGACTCGGCATATTTTTTAAAGCTTTTGCTAAATTTGGCAACTTAATCGTCCAGCCTGAGACCAGCCTGTAACTGTATACATATGAATGTGAATGTTTTAGAAATCTTTGCTGAAAGGAATGACAGTGCCATAGGAAAAATTGGATTTATATTTGTGATGAAAAGAGAGTATTTCCTAACTGAGACTCTGGAAATATGATGGGTAGGTCAAGAAAAATATAAGACATAACAAAATGTTATCATTTGCACATATATTTTGGGTTAGTGGAATTCACAGGCACGATGTTGACACTGAAgcttttttgtctgttttggttttggttttgttttttctattttgcctaAGAAGCTGGCATTCGATAAGACTAATATTTGTAAGTCTTGTGGCGTTGTTATATTTACGCTgtcaaaaaattctgaaatttcaattccGAACTTTTTTTCTCATTACCGTAGAATTACTCCAGAACAAAtcgagaaaattttcaaaattgcaagAAATGGATCAAATATTCAAATGGTCAATCAAAGCTCAGTGAAGATGGGAAACAGCATTGGAATAAGTAGCTCGACATGAACAAACAAATGTGGTGATAACTACCGATCAACTTACaaagaagaataattttgtgaaaaactgagaGACAATTATCATCTTTACCTGTTGTCTTTACGCCGACTCGTTAAAACAATTTCAAAGATTGAAATATAACAATTGACTTTCTAATGGctatattttgtcatattttagaTGTATATTGCCTGTTGTGCGTTGGTTGAGAAttgttttttgaaacagatcGTTCAAtagttttgacatttttaatGGTCATGTAGTTAATTGATAAGACTAAGACGTCAAGCATACCATTTTCAGAACACGCATGTATCACATACAGGCCAACTTGAAGTTTGTCATCGCTTGACAATGTGAGGGAATTTATAATCAAGTCGTCCTACGTCACCACAACCTCGACTATATGTCGTCAATTTCGGTGCCTCataatttctttatttgttcccgtcattgtaaacaaacaacatggtgtCCCGTATTTCTCCCACTATCAAAATTTTTCTCTGATGTGAACATTTCGTAAAGATGAgtcatacacaaaatgtatcagGTCTAGTAACCTCCAtaggtgtatatatatacagtagaAGGACAGCAAACTTGTTGTGACGCAAAACAatctgagttttacatgtaaacctTTGTTGATTATCTTTTCAACTTAATTATTTCAAGCAGTTGTCATGTTTTTATAGAAATTAGTATTGTGGTTAAGGTTTCAAGATGCTTTTGATTACGTAACGAAGACATATGCGCCTCTTACCAACAAGGTTGAATTTATTAATTGGTGTTATTTATCCACTCtaaagttttctttcattctgtgtttgatatttgaaaaagaagaaagacATTATTTTCTGTTCTGGCACCTACGAATTATAGCGATTTGAAATCTATTTATTTGTCTTCAATATTTGTATTAGCATTCATGATTACAAAGTTGTCACTGCGAAATAATGAATTAAAGCAATGTCGTTCTACGTATGTTAAAACATCCTTTCACCCTTAGCCTTTCAACTTCATTGTTTTTGTCTAACGTAACATCGTAGTATATATTACAATCTAAGTTTACTGTAGTAtgtaaacacagtccctccacgtggagggactgtgatataaATTAAACGTAAGATCGATAGAATAGGCAGACATTTAACATAATTATCCTGAATTCTCATGTTTCTTTTAATGGTATTATTATTAATTCTACTGACATTGGTACATTATTGTTAAATACCAGCTCTATTCAAATCTCATTCAGGTAAACAGTGGGAAAAATGATGTATGTGGGATTATCCACGGCCAGGAACGTATATCTCGTTGAACTACTGCTCTCTTGCTTAGAGGTTGTTAACCATTAATTAAAGTCAATCCCAATATCTCACATAATTGTAAAGCTTGgcctttgttgttttttctgacagtatttttctgaaaatattttatatgtagtTTTTCGTTTCCTTATGTAATATTGCTGGGATTTTACTATTTTGAATTTAGTTGTAACGACCGGCACTGCTCTTTGACCTACGGTAAAATCGATACTATACTACACGAAGCCCTATCGTGAGAATGCTTTCATCCTGTTGACTTTCCAAATCTTGAAGTAACCGTTCGTCTTCCTTTCAgtgatgtattgttttaatAACCGCATAAGTTTTAGCAACGACTAAACGTTCAGACTGGACCTCCAGATTATACGGTTGGCAGATCCGCTAATCGTATTTTAAAGTAACAATCTTTATTTTGGAGCGGCTCTCTAACGTTGCCGACCTTAATAAAAACCGTATATTATTCAttccaatatgcatattttgaaacaattttagtAGACAGCCGACTCTTCTAGATATTGTAACCATGTAGAAATACCGCGATTAAAATTGTGCCTCATGATATACATCTCGCCTGTATGTGCGTTAAAATTACCCACCCCTTGTATGAGTAACTTCGAGAGTGACAACCATGAAGAACAATATGCGCTCGAGACGAAGATAACAAAACCCACTCGGCCATGTGACAAGTCCCTCTGTTTTGAGCTTTATCAtggattttgttttatatgaaaAGTAGTTTGTGTTGATTGGCTTTTTGAAACATGGTCAACTGTACGCAACCTCAACTCTGCTTACAGCAAGACAAAATCAAACACTAGGTGAAACATTTTACGGTCTGTACCAAACGTTCAAGTTCAGTTCATAAGTCTCATCATGCATGGCTGAACATAAACTGTTACATGGACTTCATGCACggtttgtgatgaaatattgatTGCCTTTCATATTGATAAGGATGGCAGCTTTCCCTACAATGGGgcattgtttatttgtcatagcAAAGCAAGTCTGAATtaggaaaaaatcattttgacTAAAGATTACAAATGAATTATCTTCTGTTTGCATTCAGCCAAGAGGTAAATTTTGACTTTTGCAGTTACATACCGTCGTCCTATTGTACACTCTTGTAATACTCTGCAAGTATTACAGGTTTTCTTGATGTCATAAAGAGGCCAGAAAAGAGCGACTTTATCCATTTATTATGGATTCAGTACCACTATGATTAAACAAATCACATCATCGACATCGTTTTACTTGGTTCCCGTCACAGACGAGAAGTTAAAAAAGAAGCTAAGGGTCTTCTGTGGACAATTTAGAATCGTGGTACGACGTGCGAGTTGTGCATGTGGTACGTCTCTTTGACCAATTCGCGACATGTATGCATGTAGGTGCGATAGCGAGTGTATATATCGGGTGAATTGGTCGAAGCACAGAGATGTACCCGTTGCTGGGATAGTTTATAGCTGTGGTAATAAAGTGGTTTACGGAAATTCTGGcataaactgtttaaaattGAGGGATTATTAATCTCC
This genomic window contains:
- the LOC139139804 gene encoding transient receptor potential cation channel subfamily M member 3-like, producing the protein MFCSGRRDSAKSKGGTEHDEESVVLNLSDAPTSHKELLGALENNKIGERTQTLLKELVRKEAINSFAWKYLSALYKHTVKSDDKCQMWFQDIAIEQIVENKEMMTSVGKFICRLLPLQFKSNTELGDIYIDSTKNIEFDDNNVHVYGTRDIFLWALLSYRLDLAFDIFQSGWSPGDTKSLIGASLTACKVLNKLADIVKEIANEKSAELESWARMYKTIATAITSLCFKYDDNYTRQLVLHRRPQWGNESFLVISSFLEGDESESFRIVLDDLWTGRLISHRFLTIKLILAIFPPLVIFLNLHEETSSSYNLPARWRAYYTAPITKFMYNAIFFVFHLLAFSYFLMADFHHGSHWYTTSMWEKLVTLWVFGLLVEELRQIITTLTGNGIFDRFSKALEVLRSGWNGVDWIMLLLYVCGFIVRSTIDEERFYIARVLYTLSLLAMYIRFLRFATIWKYLGPKVEMIRLMMIRDLPPFLLIFVVYFISFGIAYRVLLFPNDVFSLDAVLSVFTVPFWQTFGEIQTEMTEGTPGCTRNITLANSNPDIERCPETQGYPLLVPILSGIFIIMSNILLLNILIAVFNQTYGSVGQESTTVHRCYQYSLVEEYIARPVLPPPLNMLEILIIRPLATLAICLYWSHTKRQKFRWGNHCWPLFILLMAGKEADPKLWKRVSEANKPKEGVDEHVPLNDREQGQQSEGIGDTEKKKEITPEQIEKIFKIARNGSNIQMVNQSSVKMGNSIGISSST